tgtgtgtgtgtgtgtgtgtgtgtgtgtgtgtgtgtgtgtgtgtgtgtgtgtgtgtggtgtgtgtgtgtgtgtgtgtgtgtgtgtgtgtgtgtgtgtgtgtgtgtggtgtgtgtgtgtgtgtgtgtgtgtgtgtgtgtgtgttgtgtgtggtgtgtggtgcgtggtgcgtggtgtgtgtgtgtgtgtgtgtgtgtgtgtgtgtgtgtgtgtgtgtggtgtgtgtgtgtgtgtggtgtgtgtgtgtgtgtgtgtgtgtgtgtgtggtgtgtgggtgtgtgtgtgtgtgtgtgtgtgtgtgtgtgtgggtgggtgggtgggtgtgtgggtgggtgggtgtgtgggtgtgtgtgggtgtgggcatgtgtgtgtgtgtgtgtgtgtggtgtatctCACAGTCACAATGTACAGCCCTCCTACCACATGTAGGGagggatagttataattattatctagcGACAGTGATGCTGTGTACACGTGTATTATTACTGAGTGATGTCATTGGTTTATTTAACGTGTGCCCCTCCCCCAGAACAAGTATCATGTGAATGCCTCAGAGTACAGTGCTGCTTGGTTTGTGAAGCTCTATCTAGACGCTGTGAgtctgtgtagtgtgtgtcatgtgatcactaAGCATCATCATCGCCTCTAGTCCTCACATTCTGTCATGTGTTTTCTCGTACTGAGCTTATTTTTCGAAGCTAATGACTGTACTTTAACCCTCCTTCCCCGTCCACAGCTTCCGTTCCAGTTGGTCCTGCGTATATGGGATGCCCTATTTTTCCAGGGAGAGAGTGTCCTCGCTGCCATGTCCCTAGTGGTGCTCAAGATGAACACCAGTGAGTGGGACCATCAGTCATGGCTTAAATACCAGCTAGAGTTAATCCTATatcaatgtacagtacgttcACACACATTCTACCCTccctactacacacacattataggCTGGAATATTTCAGTCACTAACTCGTAGAAAActgatattatatacaatgtgcatactgtataatcagacccccccccctacacacacacacacacacacaccacacacacacacacacacacacacacacccacacacacacacacacccacccacacacccacacacacacacacacacacacacacacacacacacacacacacacacacacactcacctacacacacacacacacacacacacacacacacacacacacacacacacacacacactcacacacacccacacccacacgcacccacccacacacacacatacacacacatatacacacacacacacacacacacccacacccacacacacatacatacacacacacacgcacacacacatacacacacactccccccacacacacacccacacacacacacacacacacacacgcacacccccacacacacacacacacacacacacacacacacacacacacacgcacacccccccacacacacacacacacacacacacacacacccacccacacacacacacatgacaggGCAGTTTCTTCCCGAGAGAGAGGATGGTATTCGTATCTCTCTCCAGGAGCTATCTCGTCAGTCCTTCAACGAAGATGAGGTTATCGCTGAGCTACAGAGTGTGACTGCCGACCTCAGCAAGTCTCGACAAGCCATCCCACAAGTGGTGGAGCTGGTGGAACTGTCAGAGCTCAACAGACAAGCGTTGGAGAGAGCTGCTTTGAACTCTGCCTCTAGTGGAACTCATGATAGCTTAGTGGTGACTGGAGCTAGTCCTGATTCTAGTGCAGAATCGTGGGTGTGAGCCCACCCCCTCAATCTTGTCTGTTTCTATGGTTACACTGATTGTTTGTATGTCACCACACCAACTGTATACAAGTGTGCTTCACTGTTACTGTATGTTGtcttgtgtatataatgtatatcAGAAACAATATTCAATCAACTGACACATAATTGTACGATAataatgcttataattatataataaacaTGGAATTCCAATTAAAATTAACTACTAGTGTGTAATGGATGGGATTGATGTGTACACAGATCTGATACCAACGATTCTAGTGGTGCTGATATCTCTATAACCACCAAGTACACACAGTTTGCCAGATAGTTCAATGCAATAACAATCGTACATTTCCTTGGGAAGGTCACCACATTGTGTCCACTGGTTCTTAATGGGATCGTACAGATGGATGCTTGAGGTAGTGTTAACTCCTAGTACttcactaccccccacagtcaggAGGGTGTTGCCGATGGTGATGGGAGATGACTGATAGAATGGCACACTTGCGACAGATTCCCACACACCAGAACTGGCTCGTGATATGAGGGAGGGTACATGAGCTCGAAACACTTCTTTAGTGTATGGACCTACAAGATACAGTGTGTCTCCAATTAGGCAAGTGCTGTAGTCATTAGTGCTGGGAAGTGGTTCGGCTGTGATCCATTTGTTACTTGTGTTCAGAATGTTCACGTCAGCTATCCTAGTGTTGTTTGAGTCACGTCCACTGATAACGATCAGATGGTTCTGATATTCAACAACTTCTGGCACAGTTAATGCTTTTGGCATGCGGGGAAGTGACTGGACCCATTGTCGAGAGCTCTCATCGAATGTTAGGATGGTATTCGTGTTCTTGTAAGTAGACTTGTCCTTACCTCCGACCACTAGCAGTCGACCTCTCAGTGTTACTATGGTGAAGTACCtcactggaggaggtggcAGCTCATCCCAGCTATCCTGATctggtgtgtacactagcACAGTCTCAGTCCCGTTATTCTTGCCTCTCATGTACAGCTTCCCATTGATAGTCACAGGTTGACAGTACACATCCATCCTCCTTGGTATGTCCTTGCATGTTGTCCAGTTGAAGGTGATGGCAGTAGGAACAGTTGGTTGTGGTGTGGTCGACTTGTGTGGTAGCAATGCGTTTCCAGTGCTCGAATCAACAATCTTGATTGGTTGTGTGGTTTTGTTTGTGGTTGCCTGTAAAAACAGAAATTCATTGAACATTATGTGAGTGGTGGTATTGCACAAACAATTAAGGTTGTATTATTTTACGCATAAATTAATTAAGGGCGGTTTAGTAGTTGTTGCCATCCCAACCcattgccccacccactgacaCCACCACCCTTCTTGTGGGCATACATTTGCTCATCAAAACTATTATTCCTATTCTAGGCAATGGCAACCAAAAGTACACTCAAGACAATACATATTGAGGCACAACTCCACGTATGCATAAGGgactcccccctcacacagtcaCCTCTCTCTGTCCTGAGCCCTGAGGTGTGTCCTCCCGAGGCTGTATCTGTAGAGACCTCACTGAACTGGAGAGATGATCAATTTCTCTGCGTTGAACTTCCAACTGCTCTTGTTGGAGAGTGGTCAGTTCTTCCAGTCCACGAACTTGCTCTCGTTTATCAGCTTGAAGACGATCGATAGATGCTTGTAATTGAGTGTTTTGAGTGTCCTTCGCATTTAATCGACTTGATATTTCAAAAATTTCTCTCTGAAGTTGATTGATTCCAACGTCCCTTTGTTCTATTTCCTCCACGTGTAGAACTTTGATTACGTCAATTTGAGCTTGCTTCTCATTGGCAACTCTTTCAGCGCCTGCAGCAACTTGCTGTATCTCTTCATCCTTCACAGTCACCTGTTGAATCAGTTCCAGCTTGGTTTGGGTGCAGTTCTGAGGGAGTGTTGTTCCAACCTCCTCCAATCCTCTCAACACCACCGTACCAGATGGTCGATCTTCTTGGTCATACTCCAGGCAAGCGAGGGTCAACTGGACTAGGGTGTGGGTCTCACCAAGAGCTGCTTTCATTGGAATGATGTAATGTTCACGGCGTTCGATTTCAGAGCGAGCAACCAGCCTTCGAGTAGCAGGATCCCGATATGTTGCAGGTTTGAGATCTTTGGGGAAGGTCTGCGTCAGTGTGAAGAGAGATACCACACCAAAGGAGAAGATGTCTATGGCAGTGTTGTATCGTGTGACCCCTTCCTCTTGAGCTGCCTCTGGTGGCATGTACACACCAGTGCCTGGCATTTGAGTCATCGAGGCAGCTAGCCGGCCACGCTGAATGTTCACAATCCTAGAAACACCCAAGTCTGCTATCTTGGCATTGAGACCGTTATCGACTAGAATATTCTTGGCAGACAGATCACGATGGGCAATAGGTGGAGTGCGGCTGTGCAGATACACCACCCCTCGGCCAGTCCCCGTCAGAAGGTGCACTTTGAGGTCAATAGGAATGTTGGGGCTGGTTTCCAGAAGGTTGTCGAGGCTGGTTTGTAGCTTCTCCATCAGTAGGACGGGGAGTTGGGCTCCAGGGAGATAGCACACCCCCAGGAACTGTACTATGTGAGGGTGACGGAGCTGGCTCATCAGCTTACACTCCTCCACGAAATCATTCACCCATTTCTCAACCTGTGGGGGGAAATCAGGCAGTTAATTAGCCAATACTGGCCTTGCAGTAGCGATATCAGATCAAATTTTCAAAGTTCAACCCTAAAACTTTTAGCGAGCTAGTTATCTAATCCACACCTTTCCGTTAGAAAAAACAAATGTTTAACTCTCTGCCCTAGATAATTTAATCCTGCTGATTCTGAATCTGAGTATACAACATCGCTATCTCCCTCAACACGCTTTAAAACACCATTAACTCGACTTTAATTGGTAGCTAGCACAAAAATAACAGTGTAGCTACCTGCTGTGGAGAGCCCAGGTTGACAAGCTGTTGGTGTAGTTTCTTGGCAGCTACCTTTGCTCCAGGtatctccacctcctccacactGCCATAAGCACCTCTTCCTAGTACGCGGCCAGTCAACTCAACAGTAGCGACTATGAACTGCTCCAACTCGGGAGCTGTGATTCTGTTAGCCATCTTGTAGGTGAGGGGGAGTACCTTGTTGCAGTTGGGAGTGTCTTGTAActtactacgcatgcgcaaggactggacacccacacccacacaccacagagCTCACAGGGAGTGCTTGTTGTGAGGGAGGGTGCTCTCAGAGCAGTGTAAGGTAGGGTGCTCTCAGAGCAGTGTAAGGTAGTGCCTGGTAGTGTGTGCACTGAACTCTGACTGAGGAGGTGGAGCCTCTGATCTGGCCAGAGTATGAGATGGTGAGACTCTAGACACAGTCTAGCATGTGAGTTAGCTTGAGGCTATGGAGTGATGGGTGGTATGGATTTCTCTGAGCTAGGGTTAGGGATTGAAGTAAAGTGTGTTTAGGATTGATAAAAGTGACCACTTGAACATTCTTGCCTCTATACATTGTATGCAGTACTTGTGGAGCTGTGGATATCTGTACAGTATATGTTcctaccagaggaggtacgacacgcgggCCTCcatttagcaattagcctctgcaataacgttgagcgtgggcggataatcgaggcataattccgcccacgctcaacgttattACAGATGTTGCTAAATCaaggcacgcgtgtcgtacctcctctgtgttcCTACCATAAACATcgacccccccacacacacacacgcccacacacacacagggtcacAGGTGGTGGACCTGGAGATAGCCACCATAGagaaacaacaacacacaaGAGAGAGTGACCATCATTACCAGAGTGCTGCAGTACTCAAGGTTACCAGTCTTGTACTGTTAGTTCCtatagagctacagaatgcatctcttagttttttgatattgattgctttttaTTGAAGTTATGACTTCCGAAAGTGGCTTACCAAATTGTTCATTTTCGTAGACAACACCCAAGgcccataattatggtcttTTGCCAAATTTACAGTTTGCCCCTTCCGGAACTAAAATCTGGGTATAGTTTAAATATCTTTCATTGAAGGTGCTGTGGTGAAGTGTAACGGcttgtaagtgtgtgtgggtgtacctTGTGAGAAAAGCTGTAGCCTTTGTTTGGTCAAGATTAAGTAGTCCCATACATGTGTCTCTCATCTaaacatgtcatgtgatagataGTTTTGATCTAAACTACAGTTATGCCCAGTTGAAGATATTCCTCATATTGAGGAGAACTGTGTTCCACCATTCCCTCCCAGCCTCAGTAATACCATGGATTAGCCATGTCTAAGGACAACCTGCTATTGCATGCTTGCTGTTGTAACCCTCTCTTTGTTAGTGCCTCAATGGCCAAGCTGGGTTGACTAATAAAGTAACTGTGACTTTGCCTCATTTCATTGTTTTGCTTTTTTGCACAGGTCTGTTATTGCTAAGCAACCATGTCTAATTCTAATCGCACGAGTCCAGAGGAACGAGAACGAATCGTTGCAAAGTACGATATGGTGAGTGTCACTATGTAACTTATCATTGGTATCCATGGTAACCATCCCCATGTGTACCTTCCCTAGTGTATGTGCTTAATTAACTGAATGCTTGTTTTTGCCAACATTATCTATTTTACTATCTATTTATgggcactgtgtgtgtgtacgggtCATGATAATGCTCTAATGCTATTGGTGGATACTTCATCTGTTGTTAGAACAGATTAGTGAAAAATCACTCGTGGTATGGTCTTATAGCATATCATGTAATTCTGTAGAgtcttattataattatatagtagagCTGTGTAGTGTGTTTCTATATTTAGAACagcccctgtgttgtgtgctatTCATGTCACTAGTCCATTGAATCACTTCTtgtaagagtataattatagatacttCATTGTTGATATTGCAAAGTGATGATGCCATTATTACCTCACACCTGGTAGTAAAGATCCGCTTTGTTATATAGCGCATGAGTATGATACACACACTaccttgaccacacccctgaccacacccacccaggGTCGGGAGGAGGGTGCTGTGATAGAGGACTGGGAGGACCCTGACCTCTCACTCTACACCACCACTGACAGATATGGCTTCATGCAGTGAGTTACTGTACAAGGTTTGGTGCAACAATCATTGAGGGTGGAGCCAGAATTCCTtgtaaagtctatttgtgttgagtttgaccttcataaagttgtcatactTCACAAAGCTTCATATATACCATTGAATTcctgttaaaaagcgcttctactatatgctgtagagctggtaagctccaaccagctaaaagttagcattttccatgtgtgtagaagtcccaggcatacttgtccaccataTAAAGCATAagtgaagccataattgaccacataacttccggggtcgaactcaacgcaaatagactttagttataattatgttattgttTTTTTAACACTTTGCCACGTACAGCTTAATACTGCTGTTTCTTTGTTTAATTCCTGTAacttcattatgcctcggtgcgcatgcgcaagcgaggtatacggtagtgtgtgtgtgtgtgtgtgtgtgtgtgtgtgtgtgtgtgtgtgtgtgtgtgtgtgtgtgtgtgtgtgtgtgtgtgtgtgtgtgtgtgtgtgtgtgtgtgtgtgtgtgtgtgtgtgtgtgtgtgtgtgtgtgtgtgtgtgtgtgtgtgtgtgtgtgtgtgtgtgtgtgtgtgtgtgtgtgtgtgtgtgtgtgtgtgtgtgtgtgtgtgtgtgtgtgtgtgtgtgtgtgtgtgtgtgtgtgtgtgtgtgtgtgtgtgtgtgtgtgtgtgtgtgtgtgtgtgtgtgtgtgtgtgtgtgtgtgtgtgtgtgtgtgtgtgtgtgtgtgtgtgtgtgtgtgtgtgtgtgtgtgtgtgtgtgtgtgtgtgtgtgtgtgtgtgtgtgtgtgtgtgtgtgtgtgtgtgtgtgtgtgtgtgtgtgtgtgtgtgtgtgtgtgtgtggactgctacagctgctcaaggatcaatgaagtgcaagtaagagtttctattggcttctagtcatgttttcttggattttaattcgtggatttgcttcgttctcgagttatacctagttttgcttacttggaatgtcattgcagccttttcagaagagcacgtagccaaacttgtttaccgagtgttgctactctacttagtagttagctctgcactagaacgctagctattagcagctgcaagagtgagaatagAGCTGCAGCTCTGCTGATggtggcagccattaattttagacttgaactttggcatcgatcgtttttaacaacaatcatggttgatcattacccactcttttagtttgcatgcagcgttcatcatgtacgtgtatagtagctttatgttatgtagctttggcatctccaccgaggcatcagcacctgcggtgttTTCATTTTATAACAGTTGAAATGCCACTTTGAATCTAATCTGTCCAAaaacacaaaaacaaaaatattGAAGGCCACACTAAAGTTACGGCTATTGATCACtgcaaccccccccccccccgtttaTTCAATAGATGGGGGATTTTATTGTGAGGCATGTTTGccaatagagaggtggcctCCTAACACAGTCAGGTCCAAACATATGCTATGGAGATGttgagtggctgtattatagagggtgactaCAATAGACAGGTTTGACTATAACTACAATCATTCTGCCCCCCTCCACTTCCACACAGGCTGAGTGGACTGATGATGTGGCCCAGTTCAGAGGACCCAAGAAGCCTGTCACTAAAGAGTGTTTGCTCATCATAGACACTGTGTCTGGGGAGGCAGTACTGGAGAGGATCAGTAACAACATCCAACTCAAGGCCATCAGGTTATTAGTAGGACACTCAGGCAGAGTCAAGtgtattatgtgtgtacactaacCACTAGgacaccctctataattattctgctcAGGCAAAATCCAGCAAAATTTACTAAGTGTAATAGCTTCCCAATAACATCaatcagctgccataacttgaattccgtggatctaTATTTCAACTTATGCTTAGAAAtaaacctttcaaatggtgtcatcgaAGTTCATATTTAAGAGATAAAAGtttttgccaatttggcaataccatggatataccatggtccaaaggcgaaaaatgacaaattatagCCCCAACAAAAGTTTGTTATGTTTAACTACAACCCCCCCAGCCCTCCGTttgttcaatggtttggagacctgctataacttgaattccgggtatccaatttcaacgctttttggattttctgaaagcttagaaagagactttCATATTTACTTTCATATTTGagatataaaattaatgtcaatTTCTTATTTCAGCTgctacccctcacacacacacacacacacacacacacacacacacacacacacacacacacacacacacacacacacacacacacacacactactatcttgactaatgccttgtgctaattctaagaaccaaaattagaagttaatgattgttttgtgcttgccacctatagaagaaccacatagacccatccccattatcagatactagatctaccaccacaaaacctggcccagacaatacaggcctgtaccttataaattaagcctccctcaaggtcagatttagttgacacaagccatgcacaagctaagttgaagtattacagcagccaatatcaagtctaagataagttctatactttatgtcagcattacctcaaatgtgaatatagcttacaatcagcatggccccaagtgagtagctaacaataattattgagtatacTAGTcgttctgaatgcaacagatgaatggggagggttggtgcaccgttaaagactctttaacccatcattctcgactcTCAAGGTCGGGCATCTGATTGCTTTTTTCTACAGTAtggttttgtgctgtttgttCTTTTGTTTCCTTTTTTTTTCCATAGTCCCTTAACTATTACTGAAGAGCTTCCCAAAGTAATGTAGACACACTGTGATAGACTATATGCAAAATAACCTAGATACAGATCGGATTGCATTTATAACTTTGAGCTGTTTCTAAGTTGTAGGCTGAGTCAGTAATTATGTGTCGGAAAGCCCGatcccaccccctatacttctgtataattataccattctcaaacacacacacacacacacacacacacacacacacatttctccACTTCACAGGTGTGGAAGATAGCAGATGATGTTGCCGGgtatgtgaggacagtgaAGTTGGTTCagttagagagagagagagagcaatCAAGTGGGCCACCATGGTCAGTCAGTGGGACAGATACAACCACTCATCAACACTGCACAGAAGGGTCAACAAAGGTACTACCATTATATGGGCTGTATAGATTTGTATAAAACAGATTGCATATAGTGAAGCAATTGTTGATCTAAGCATATCATATCGTACAGCTaccaaagagctacaaaatacaTATTTTAGTTTTAACTATCCCAACTTAAGTTACAGACATCCAAAGTTATCCTCTAAAACTCTCCTcttgtgtgcataattatagttccctGATAATGATGAGTGTCCTCTTGTGCAGGGATCCCTAACTCAGTGCGTGGGTCAGTGTAGAGACATGTGCTTGATATTGAGAACCTACGACAAGACGGTATCTATGAGGCTATGAAGGAGTTGGGCAGACGCACATCACCTGACGTACGACAGATTGATCTGGATGTGTTGAGGACGTTCAGGAACCACATTATGTACAGGGAACGGTATGGGATCAAGCAGCAGGCCTTGTTCCATGTGCTGGTGGGCTACTCCATGTACAATCCTGTGAGTGTGGTGGACTGGAGACTGATATTTCTGAAATGGGCTGTTTTGATGGGCTGGCTTTGATTGCCTGTAACTCTTGTTGAGATTGTAGGATTTCTAGAGTAAATAATGAgatttgtagctctttgatagagATACTGAAATCAACGATTGCTAttgtgcccacacacacacatgtatcaccacccactccacacacacacacacacacatgtattaccacccactccatacacacacacacactcacacacacatgtattaccacccactccacacacagagCCTGGGCTATTGTCAGGGGATGAGCAGTATTGCAGCCGTGCTACTCATGTATCTCAATGAGGAGGATGCATTCTGGGCTCTCGTGGCTTTAATAGGGAACAAGAAGTACGCTATGCATGGTCTACTGATACCAGGGCTGCCCAAACTGTTGGCCTAGCTATTGTGACTATCATGCTGACATGAGGAAGAGGCTGTTGCCCAAACTAGACAGGCATCtggtgaggagtgtgtgtgtgtgtgtgtgtgtgtgtgtgtgtgtgggcgtgtgtgtgtgtgtgtgtgtgggtgtatctcaCAGTCACAATGTACAGCCCTCCTACTACATGTAGGGagggatagttataattattatctagcGACAGTGATGCTGTGTACACGTGTATTATTACTGAGTGATGTCATTGGTTTATTTAACGTGTGCCCCTCCCCCAGAACAAGTATCGTGTGAATGCCTCAGAGTACAGTGCTGCTTGGTTTGTGAAGCTCTATCTAGACGCTGTGAgtctgtgtagtgtgtgtcatgtgatcactaAGCATCATCATCGCCTCTAGTCCTCACATTTTGTCATGTGTTTTTTCGTACTGAGTTTGTTTTTCTAGGCTAATTACTGTACTTTAACCCCTCCTCCCGCCCACAGTTTTTCGTTCCAGTTGGTCCTGCGTATATGGGATGCCCTATTCTTCCAGGGAGAGAGTGTCCTCGCTGCCATGTCCCTAGTGGTGCTCAAGATGAACACTAGTGAGTGGGACCATCAGTCATGGCTTAAATACCAGCTAGAGTTAATCCTATatcaatgtacagtacgttcACACACATTCTACCCTccctactacacacacattataggCTGGAATATTTCAGTGACTAACTCGTAGAAAActgatattatatacaatgcgcatactgtataatcagaccccccccacacacacacatacacacacgcacacacacacacacccacccacacacacacacacacacacacacacacacacacacacacccacacacacacacatgacaggGCAATTTCTTCGCGAGAGAGAGAGGATTGTATTCGTATCTCTCTCCAGGAGCTATCTCGTCAGTCCTTCAACGAAGATGAGGTTATCGCTGAGCTACAGAGTGTGACTGCCGACCTCAGCAAGTCTGGACAAGCCATCCCACAAGTGGTGGAGCTGGTGGAACTGTCAGAGCTCAACAGACAAGCGTTGGAGAGAGCTGCTTTGAACTCTGCCTCTAGTGGAACTCATGATAGCTTAGTGGTGACTGGAGCTAGTCCtgattctagtgcagagtcgTGGGTGTGAGCCCACCCCCT
The Halichondria panicea chromosome 11, odHalPani1.1, whole genome shotgun sequence DNA segment above includes these coding regions:
- the LOC135344095 gene encoding uncharacterized protein LOC135344095 codes for the protein MANRITAPELEQFIVATVELTGRVLGRGAYGSVEEVEIPGAKVAAKKLHQQLVNLGSPQQVEKWVNDFVEECKLMSQLRHPHIVQFLGVCYLPGAQLPVLLMEKLQTSLDNLLETSPNIPIDLKVHLLTGTGRGVVYLHSRTPPIAHRDLSAKNILVDNGLNAKIADLGVSRIVNIQRGRLAASMTQMPGTGVYMPPEAAQEEGVTRYNTAIDIFSFGVVSLFTLTQTFPKDLKPATYRDPATRRLVARSEIERREHYIIPMKAALGETHTLVQLTLACLEYDQEDRPSGTVVLRGLEEVGTTLPQNCTQTKLELIQQVTVKDEEIQQVAAGAERVANEKQAQIDVIKVLHVEEIEQRDVGINQLQREIFEISSRLNAKDTQNTQLQASIDRLQADKREQVRGLEELTTLQQEQLEVQRREIDHLSSSVRSLQIQPREDTPQGSGQREATTNKTTQPIKIVDSSTGNALLPHKSTTPQPTVPTAITFNWTTCKDIPRRMDVYCQPVTINGKLYMRGKNNGTETVLVYTPDQDSWDELPPPPVRYFTIVTLRGRLLVVGGKDKSTYKNTNTILTFDESSRQWVQSLPRMPKALTVPEVVEYQNHLIVISGRDSNNTRIADVNILNTSNKWITAEPLPSTNDYSTCLIGDTLYLVGPYTKEVFRAHVPSLISRASSGVWESVASVPFYQSSPITIGNTLLTVGGSEVLGVNTTSSIHLYDPIKNQWTQCGDLPKEMYDCYCIELSGKLCVLGGYRDISTTRIVGIRSVYTSIPSITH